From the genome of Vicia villosa cultivar HV-30 ecotype Madison, WI linkage group LG2, Vvil1.0, whole genome shotgun sequence, one region includes:
- the LOC131650433 gene encoding S-protein homolog 5-like: MALSASKIVLSLSMLITIIVSFKVTNGLKTQRLPWAPNNITPHRVYISIINNISDVQLGVHCQDKKHDLGSHSLKFGENYAFDFQPVAFLRIALYFCHFTWDNESHYVDIYNEVRDHYICSKCNWKINKYAPCRTTEVSEICYTWRDHAIEGKLLVEENSTLVV, from the coding sequence ATGGCACTTTCTGCTTCCAAAATTGTCTTATCACTCTCAATGTTGATAACTATTATTGTTTCATTTAAAGTCACAAATGGTCTGAAAACTCAAAGGCTTCCTTGGGCTCCAAATAATATAACTCCACATAGAGTATACATTTCCATTATCAACAACATAAGTGATGTTCAGCTTGGTGTTCATTGTCAAGATAAAAAGCATGATCTTGGGTCTCATTCATTGAAATTTGGAGAAAATTATGCATTTGATTTTCAGCCGGTGGCTTTTTTGCGAATAGCTTTATACTTTTGTCATTTTACATGGGATAATGAGTCTCATTACGTTGACATTTATAATGAAGTAAGAGATCATTATATATGCAGCAAATGTAATTGGAAGATAAATAAATATGCACCATGTAGGACAACTGAGGTATCTGAAATATGTTATACTTGGAGAGATCATGCTATAGAAGGGAAACTACTAGTTGAAGAGAATAGTACTCTTGTTGTGTAA